The Quercus lobata isolate SW786 chromosome 4, ValleyOak3.0 Primary Assembly, whole genome shotgun sequence genome segment ACTTACGTGACTAACGGAACAATGACTTGACATTTTCTTTAATGACgtggcatgtttttaattaaaaattaaaaaaaaaatagtttccacGTTAGAAACAATATTCAAAGTATTTTGAACCTATTGTATCTTGTATTTTGAACTCGGtaccaacaaaattaaaaaaattattttgaaaagagCTTCACAGAGATTATAGATTATGTATTGAATCAAAAatctcttatattttttcttagtgACCAAAATGCTTCGTTTGGTTcatctatccaaacactacaaCAATTCCACCACTATCACTTTCTCTTTGCAGATCGTCTTTCTCTTCTCCACCGATtctacaataacaaaaaaaaaaaaaaacccacccacaagagagagaagagaagaaaaagccAAGTCTTGCCACCGCCAATGGAGACCCAAGCTCTAGCCGCTGCGGGTAACAGCCCAAGCCCTAGCTTTCGCCAGCAACAACACTGGTTCTCTCGCACAACCATTGAACTGCTGTCGCCTCCCTCTGCAAATTAAAACCTAATACAGTCTGCCCTGCCCTCTTGAATCCCATCACATTCTTATACAATAGGATAGTCTTGAAAGTTGATACATTCATTGGCAGCAAGGAAAGAAGCTAGACAATATGGCTTGGTTATGGTCCACCTTGCACCAAAGTTGATTTTGGGAagtgggaaaaggaaaaagccACTCACAATATAGTCCTATATACCTTCAGTATACATCCCTGCATAGACAATATAAGCACTGTCATGAACttatacaaaatacaaaatacaataGGTTCAAAATACTTTGAATATTGTTTCTAACGTGGaaactatttttaattaaaaacatgctatatcattaaaaaaaatgccaaatcatTGTTTTGTTAGACACGTAAGTAACACTACTAACCGTAGttaataaaatgattaataCAACTCAGATTTAAAATTTGAGGAACCAATTATGCTCGTTTCAAACTTAAGGAACCAATTGTACACATATGACAAACTTCAGGGACCAATAGTATAGTTTTGCCTTaaactaagggtctgtttgggatccgcttattttgctgaaactaaaatttttttgctaaaagtactgtaaataaaggtaaaagttagctaaaatggtatagtgggactcatgaatagtaacaaaaataagcttaatagtaaaataaactgactTTTTAAGCTGGAGTCAAACTCACACTAAGGTGTgtttggatattatttattttgctgaaactgaaaattattgctgaaagtactataaataaaggtaaaagttagttaaaataatacagtggactcatgaatagtgccaaaaagtgTAGTAGATTCATGGGttctactgcactttttgacaTTATTCATGAGTTctattgtattatttcaactaactcttatctttatttgtttctaaaaaaaaaacttttacctttatctattgtactttcagcaataatttttcaattttaacaaaataagcggtaccaaacataacctaaataTAACTTACAAACTTGTGAATAAACAGCATAAGCAagcaaaattttgattaaacaCCTCGGACTTACACTATGACACAGTGTACCACGAATCTATGATTACGAGAGATTTCCTGTTTTTTCATTCAGCAGCAAAagaggctttttagagagagagagaaagaggtagATTATGGCGTGTAGTAGGCTGATGTGGGCAACAAGGGCTGCTTCATATCTGAGGATCTCTGTACCATTCACACTCAGGGTCAGGGGCTTCTCTTCTGGTATAAAATTCTCAACACCCCccaacttttctctcttctttatttGTACAGTTACTTATCCAGATATCATAATAATATTTGTATGTTTATGTCATCGTCTGAAatgggttatttttttttattagtgcaATTCAATTGTTGCAGTTAGTTATTGGATTTTGATCATTTGGTATTAAATGCTAGAAGACTGATTAGAATGTATTGGTAAAGGAAACAAATTAAATGGTTTACGTTTACAGATTAGTGTTGCTGATGGTATTGCCTTCATCTTGTGCTAATTCATTTTATGCTTTAAAATTGTGGGGCTGTACCCACCCTTTTTCATAAGTATATTTTCAGCGTTTTGCTGAATTTCTTGGGTCTGAAGACGAAATATTGTGATGCTGATCTAGTTATGCTTATCacatgtttatagtttttatgcTTGCTTACGTTTTTATTATTCGGATTCATGCAATGCAGTGCTGTGGTTTTTTTCAGAATCTTCGCTTGTATCCATTTTATGATTGAACTTACATGGTGGACTAGTGTTGTTCCAGTCCTTTGTAAAGGATTATTCATTGACTAAGAAAGTGTCCATTCAACATGAAATATTAATATCTTAATTGTTATACACTGCCAAAGGAATGTCAGTAGGTGAAATGTAGGATTGGTAAATGTGGCAATCTCTCAAGCCCAGAATTTGGCTTCAAGCTGCCCCTTCTTTTTCAGCGTAAGAAGGGGGTAGAGAAAATGCCTTGAGCAATTTGAGTACCAGGCGCTACATCGCTGAAGTAACCCATGCCTCCTCTTTTtagtttgaatgtttaaatatttttctgaGGGAGATTGGGATTTAGCACTTAGCTAATGCTTAAGTATTATATCTGACATGATTATATAAAATGTAGCAAGAACTACAAAACTTTAGTCCAACAGTTGGTTCATTTCAATTCTAGTCAATGCCGTTATTTatcttcttaaaaataaattatggtCATACTTATCAAATAACTAATTTTTATGGTATTGTGTCCAATTAATAATTAGATAGCTTATGTGGCCTTTAAAGAAGGAAAGTTGCACAAGTATAAGCGATTTTATCAACATTGTTAGTTAGTGTGTGCTTGATATGTCATTGGCCCATTTCATTGCAATTTATGCTTTTTGGAATGATATTTCACCATCATGATATTATGGCTGGGTTTGGCTGAGAGGTCTTTGATTTGATTGTTTCCCGGTTTGCTGTTGGAAGGACTTGAGTAGCTTTCTACTttacagaaaaaaaatattgagctTGCTTGAGACTAAGGACCTTGCTCAATTGTCctaagtttgtttgtttaaaggATGGGTACTATATTCATGCTCAATTTTGTTTAGAGTACCTTGTCTTATATTAATTGATCAAGATTGATTACAgttaaatttctcaaaaaaatagatTCAAGGTTTGGTATGCCGAATTGTTAGGAGAAAATTTTCTAACAGTCTGGTCATAGGCATGGCTCCATCACCTTTGGAGTTAGATGCATAACTTTGTGTTTAAAGTGTTGCCATGTTGAAAACCATGTGTGTTCCTCAAAGTGTTGTGGTACAGTGCATGGTTGGTGCAAACCGTAGTCTTTGTACAAAAGATGCTCAACTGATGTTGATAGATCTTTACCTAGGCTGAAGGGTAGAAAAGAATTTATAGCAGAGTGGGTACATAGGTATAATCTGAACTTTGATATTGGGATTTTGCATTGCTATAGGTGGAGAGAAATAAACTTGTTTCAAGATTATGTTTTTGAAGGTACAATGGATTAACTCTAATTCTAACAGAGAAATATCTTGCCTCTAGGGCTTGccatgctaaatttttttattttattgataatcaagaaattttattgagAACACGCTGGGAAACCCAGCAACAAAGTACAAACGACAAACAAACAAGGCTCCTAGAAAGGCAAGCCAACAACAACAGTTACTACAAACCTGCTGGCTAGAGCAAGGCTATAACAACAAAGAAATCAATTGACAGAGCATAAATAGCACCAAAACAACCAGACtcaaacaaaaccaacaatCTATCCACGTAACAactcccccccaaaaaaaacccacaaggaATAGTTTGTATAATCCATGAGCTAAGAAATCCTAATAAGAACAGAATCTGCAAACCCCCAATGATAACAGAGTTCTTGATTTATGTTGGAAACTAGCATAAAGCTTTCCTCCCTAAATCCGAAACTTAATTTGCTTTTTGATGAAATCCACAATCTGATCTTCAGTTCTAACCAAACCTTGGAAGATAATAGCATTCTATGTCCCCAAATATGATATATAGCTGCACTAAAACCAACTTGCTACAAACAGCCTTCATAGACTTTACGCTCCAATTCTTCTCCACCCAATCAACAATGTTAGCCCAATCATCCCCAATATTATCTTGGCAGCACCAGTGTTTGATTCTTCtccaatttttttgaaaaaaggaaCACTCAAAGAGAAGATTATCCCTGTTCTCCACAGCATTCCTACACATGACACATAGTGTGTCATTCCCTATGCCTCTTGTTGCCAATCTTTCTTTAGTAGATAACCTATCTCTTATTGCTAGCCAAGAGATAAAAGCACACCTAGGGATAGCATTAGAGAACCAGATAAGCTTCCACCAAGCAACCTCAGGTATGTGTTTTCTGATCTGATCCCAAATACTAGCAACTGAAAAACTCCAGAACTAGAAGGAATCCACCATGCCTAATCTGTATCAACAAATTCAATTAAAGACAGCTTGCTAAGAATAGCTACCAGGTTCTCTGATCTAGCATAACCCCAAATCTAAGTTTCATCTTGTATAACACTAGCAAGTTTTGCATCAACAGAACTTGCTGAGTCATAAATCACACTATGACCAAACTTCAGAAGCAATGGGCCCTTAGGATGCCAATTAACATGCCATATAAAGAAATTAGTCCCATTCCCCACCAAAAACTTAAGATGAGGTCTGAATAGGTCCCTGAATTTAAGAATTTTCCTCCACCCCCATGAACAATCATGTGGAATTTTAAAATTCCAGAAGCTTTGGCCCTTCAAGAACATTGTAATCATGGAATTCAAACTTGTTAACTTTGATGTACAACCTTGGGTGCAGATTATGAAGTCTGCTTGTGTGTGGTGTGTGTGAGATTTgcgtgggggggggggtgtttgtTGGTGGTTGTGTCATGTCTGTTtctcacacacaaaaacaagctTTCTGTTAAGGGATTCAATATATAATCTTATTATCGGTTCAATGATGATGGGTAGATTGATCCATGTTTGAAAACTATGACAAGGTCTTTGGTTTAAGCCCGAGGGATAGCTGCTGGTGTACTAGTCTGATTTAAAGTTTATTAAGTTGGTGCCTATAATTCTGTCATGCGGATGCATATTATGTATTGTCAGTGTCTGTTACTTAAAGCTTATTACATTGGTGACTCTGATTCTGTCATGCGAATGCATATTATGtatttttaatgtttgtttggGAACAGCTTATGTAGCTTTTTGCTTTAAGTAtgctaaaatatacttgtatATTGAAAAAGTGAAGTTGTAAAAAGTTGTACATgaaaactaaaagctaaaagctgACCTTATAAGCTTTAGCCAAACAGACACTCTGTCTAAAATTCTAATAACCCAGCCACTAGATATCGGACAGCCTGTATAGGTGGTTACACATCATGATTGAGActaacaaaattctaaaaataatttttttggctgtgatatgaaaaaattgtaactGCCCCTTAGGTGTGGTTATTATGAGTTTGAAGTATTTTGTTGGACTTATCCCGctatatatgtttttttctcTTGCAGTTTTGAAAGATTTAAAGTATGCTGATTCTCATGAGTGGGTGAAAGTTGATGGAATTTCAGCTACCATAGGCATAACAGACCATGCTCAGGATCACTTAGGTGATGTTGTTTATGTTGAATTGCCTGAAGCTGGGGCCTCTATCTCACAAGGCAGCAGTTTTGGTGCTGTTGAGAGTGTGAAAGCAACCAGCGATGTTTACTCTCCTGTTTCAGGCAAAGTAATTGAAGTCAATGAAAAGCTCAACAGCTCTCCAGGCTTGGTAAGTCGTGTCACCCTTGAATTAATCTTCTGAtatttaaaataagattttgtGATCCATAGCCTCTATGAAATTCTATATCCATTATTTTCGGTTCTGTGAGTTAAAATTTGacaaattgtttttatttttattttattatttgtactATCAAAGTGCTGCAAGTTCGACAGAAATAGGGAACCTTTGAATATTTGGATTCCCATTATCAGATTTACCATGGAAGTTCAATCAGTGATTGAAATTCATAAAAGATGTGTAATCATTCCATTGTTTCCCAGTAGGAATCAAATGATTATGTACAATTTTTCATAAGATCTGTCCAAATGGAGGATATTATAGGTTCTGAATAAGTAACTTGCATGGTGCAATGTTTTGCACCTACAGAAAGTTGCTGACTTATGATACGGTTCTTTGATTGTTATTCACTTATGCATGAATTAGGGAGTAATGTAGAAAGtgcaagtttttttattatttattccatTGTTTTCCACATATCACTTGGAGTTAGTCCATCATTTCTAATTGATGTGAGTAGCTATTACCTTTAAGACTTGGTCAATGTATTGTCATT includes the following:
- the LOC115983677 gene encoding glycine cleavage system H protein 2, mitochondrial-like, whose amino-acid sequence is MACSRLMWATRAASYLRISVPFTLRVRGFSSVLKDLKYADSHEWVKVDGISATIGITDHAQDHLGDVVYVELPEAGASISQGSSFGAVESVKATSDVYSPVSGKVIEVNEKLNSSPGLINASPYENGWIIKVEMSDKDETNKLMGSDQYSKFCEEEDAKH